The Devosia sp. MC521 genome has a segment encoding these proteins:
- a CDS encoding putative monovalent cation/H+ antiporter subunit A, with product MELDTQDYVGMAAIAPFVAAVFAPLLGRLFGHISGLALALVPAAIFYYLTGFAPAVVNGETIATSLDWIPAYGIGLSFFVDGLALVFALTISGIGTLIILYASAYLKGHEHQGRFIGFMLAFMGAMLGLVLADSLLGLFVFWELTSITSFLLIGFDHKRQAARRAAIQALVITNIGGMCLLAGAILVYVLTGTWEMSAVRGMGDVLREHSLYLVVLLCFLGAAFTKSAQFPLHFWLPNAMEAPTPVSAFLHSATMVQAGVYLLARMTPSLGGTAEWMSILTIFGGITLLWGALGAIKQTDLKQILAQTTIASLGVLVLLLGLGSSYAVAGVAVYFVAHACYKAGLFMVAGAVDHETGTREITALGGLRNAMPVTFAGAVLGALSMIGLPLTLGYFAKEEMYAGLLSGEWTVLLTLAVLLLGNGLLAGVAMIVMIKPFMGPQIDTPKHAHEAPIAMLVGPVLLGVIGVLLGAMPGFVGANILEPAASAIRGSGVESHLSLAIDVTSPLVWLSIATWAVGVVAYLQANRLRSMLRKFDAAIGWTADTVFDRVMFGLIRFSARVTQTLHHGKLEIYLVVVFCALGLALFGPMLAWGGFDWLVPTRDLGDWSQRLVLPSLHFYEWAIFITAIIGLVAVLCAPTRLVAILALGVQGTSVALIFLIFGAPDLAFTQLMVEVLSVVVLTFVMSRLRLDVKDHRPFEDWARDGTIAIICGAGVSLLLMLVLNGELNTRLSDFFIQTSVPIAHGHNIVNVILVDYRGFDTLGEIAVVMGAGMAILALLRRPKKEPVAKKTPVPRKAKKVTP from the coding sequence TTGGAGCTCGATACTCAAGACTATGTTGGTATGGCCGCGATCGCGCCTTTTGTTGCAGCGGTATTCGCGCCACTGCTCGGGCGGTTGTTCGGTCATATTAGTGGTTTGGCTCTGGCACTCGTCCCAGCTGCGATCTTTTACTATTTGACCGGCTTCGCGCCAGCGGTGGTTAATGGCGAAACAATTGCCACCTCGCTGGACTGGATTCCGGCCTATGGGATTGGTTTGAGCTTTTTTGTCGATGGTCTGGCGCTGGTCTTTGCACTGACCATTTCGGGCATTGGAACGCTCATCATTCTCTATGCCAGCGCTTACCTCAAGGGGCATGAACATCAGGGGCGTTTTATTGGCTTTATGCTGGCTTTTATGGGCGCCATGCTGGGCCTCGTCTTGGCCGATAGCCTGCTTGGGCTATTCGTGTTCTGGGAGCTGACCTCGATCACCTCCTTCTTGCTGATTGGGTTTGATCATAAGCGCCAGGCGGCGCGACGGGCGGCAATTCAGGCCCTGGTGATCACCAATATCGGCGGCATGTGCCTGCTCGCCGGGGCGATCCTCGTCTATGTGCTCACCGGCACTTGGGAGATGAGTGCTGTGCGCGGCATGGGCGATGTCCTGCGCGAGCATTCGCTCTATCTTGTCGTTCTGCTGTGCTTCCTCGGGGCGGCCTTTACCAAGAGTGCTCAGTTTCCGCTGCACTTCTGGTTGCCCAACGCTATGGAAGCGCCAACGCCGGTGTCGGCTTTCCTCCATTCTGCCACCATGGTGCAGGCGGGGGTATATCTTCTCGCCCGCATGACCCCAAGTCTTGGCGGAACAGCGGAGTGGATGAGCATTCTCACCATTTTTGGTGGTATCACCCTGTTGTGGGGTGCGCTGGGCGCGATCAAGCAGACCGATCTCAAACAAATCTTGGCACAAACCACCATCGCATCGCTGGGTGTGCTGGTCCTGCTGCTGGGCCTTGGCTCAAGCTATGCCGTGGCCGGTGTCGCCGTCTATTTCGTGGCGCATGCCTGCTATAAGGCGGGCCTGTTTATGGTCGCGGGCGCGGTGGATCATGAAACAGGTACGCGCGAGATCACCGCCCTCGGCGGCTTGCGCAACGCAATGCCTGTGACTTTTGCGGGCGCTGTGCTCGGCGCTCTCTCGATGATCGGCTTGCCGCTCACCCTTGGCTATTTCGCCAAGGAAGAAATGTATGCGGGGCTCCTCTCTGGCGAGTGGACAGTTTTGCTGACGCTGGCGGTGCTGCTGCTTGGCAATGGTCTCTTGGCGGGTGTGGCAATGATCGTGATGATCAAGCCGTTCATGGGGCCACAGATCGATACGCCCAAGCATGCGCACGAGGCTCCGATTGCTATGCTGGTCGGGCCGGTTTTGCTCGGCGTGATCGGTGTGCTGCTTGGTGCGATGCCGGGCTTTGTTGGTGCCAATATTCTGGAGCCCGCTGCGAGCGCCATTCGCGGAAGCGGTGTTGAAAGCCATTTGTCTTTGGCGATCGATGTCACCTCGCCGTTGGTCTGGCTCTCGATTGCCACTTGGGCCGTTGGTGTGGTCGCCTATCTGCAAGCCAATCGTTTGCGCAGCATGCTTCGCAAGTTTGACGCGGCAATTGGCTGGACGGCAGACACTGTGTTCGATCGTGTCATGTTCGGCCTCATTCGCTTTTCGGCGCGGGTGACGCAAACCCTGCATCACGGCAAGCTGGAGATCTATCTCGTCGTCGTCTTCTGCGCCTTGGGGCTGGCCTTGTTTGGGCCGATGCTGGCTTGGGGCGGGTTCGACTGGCTGGTGCCGACCCGTGACTTGGGTGACTGGAGCCAGCGGCTTGTGCTGCCGAGCCTCCATTTTTACGAGTGGGCGATTTTCATTACGGCGATCATCGGGCTGGTGGCAGTGCTGTGCGCTCCGACGCGCCTCGTCGCCATTCTGGCGCTGGGCGTGCAGGGCACGTCGGTTGCGCTGATCTTCCTGATCTTTGGTGCGCCGGATTTGGCCTTCACCCAGCTGATGGTGGAAGTGCTTTCGGTGGTAGTGCTGACCTTTGTCATGAGCCGTCTACGGCTTGATGTGAAGGATCATCGGCCGTTTGAAGACTGGGCGCGCGACGGCACGATTGCCATCATTTGCGGGGCCGGGGTGAGTCTTCTCTTGATGCTGGTGCTCAACGGCGAGTTGAACACCCGTCTTTCGGACTTCTTCATCCAGACCAGCGTGCCGATTGCCCATGGCCATAACATCGTTAACGTCATTCTCGTCGACTATCGCGGCTTTGATACCCTGGGTGAGATCGCTGTGGTGATGGGCGCAGGCATGGCCATTCTGGCGCTGCTGCGTCGCCCCAAGAAAGAGCCTGTGGCGAAGAAGACTCCAGTGCCGCGCAAGGCCAAGAAGGTGACGCCATGA
- a CDS encoding MnhB domain-containing protein, which yields MNTVIFRTLAPLIVATMLVFSWYICLRGHNEPGGGFIGGLIAASAIAVYGMAVGVPTVRKALRLDPLAFAGIGVLLAGASGLLSVFIDAPFMTSIWWFMSVGGNEVALSTPMFFDIGVYLVVFGTISAISLSLESDREEDL from the coding sequence ATGAACACCGTCATTTTCCGCACGCTTGCGCCGCTGATCGTGGCGACCATGTTGGTCTTCTCCTGGTACATTTGCCTGCGTGGTCACAATGAGCCGGGCGGGGGCTTTATCGGTGGGTTGATCGCTGCGTCCGCCATTGCCGTTTACGGCATGGCTGTGGGCGTGCCGACGGTACGCAAAGCGCTGCGGCTTGATCCGCTGGCCTTCGCCGGGATTGGCGTGCTGCTGGCGGGGGCCTCGGGCCTATTGAGCGTCTTTATCGATGCGCCGTTCATGACCTCGATCTGGTGGTTCATGAGCGTGGGCGGCAATGAGGTGGCGCTATCGACGCCAATGTTCTTCGATATTGGCGTTTATCTCGTCGTCTTCGGCACGATCTCGGCCATTTCGCTTTCCCTTGAAAGCGACCGTGAGGAGGACCTGTAA
- a CDS encoding Na+/H+ antiporter subunit C, translated as MDYILAGLVGLFIALGVYLLLSRSVIRMLIGMTIFGNGVNLLIFTSGRVTREVAPIVPWGQSVPEGVIANPLPQALILTAIVIGFSMFAFLLVLAFRAYQSLDADNTDTMRLAEPKDAPQPPLSY; from the coding sequence ATGGACTATATTCTTGCGGGCCTCGTCGGGCTTTTCATTGCGCTGGGGGTCTATCTGCTGTTGTCGCGTTCGGTGATCCGGATGCTGATCGGCATGACCATTTTCGGCAATGGCGTCAATTTGCTGATTTTCACCAGTGGTCGTGTGACCCGCGAAGTCGCGCCGATTGTGCCTTGGGGACAGAGCGTGCCGGAGGGCGTGATCGCCAATCCATTGCCGCAAGCGCTGATCCTGACGGCCATTGTTATCGGCTTTTCGATGTTCGCCTTTTTGCTGGTGCTGGCGTTCCGCGCCTATCAGAGCCTTGATGCCGACAATACTGACACCATGCGCCTCGCCGAGCCGAAAGACGCTCCGCAGCCGCCGCTGAGCTATTGA
- a CDS encoding proton-conducting transporter membrane subunit → MASPSTSPVDTTGAMIEMATPLADWVLVLPVALALMGAAALLALRQINKAPLIGALIIVGVIIACEVQLLLDVVANGPASMTMGKWFPPFGIALTADLFGATFALVASIVTFVVLIYAEADRAEADSKDAFHSQVLLLLAGVTGAFLTGDLFNLYVWFEVMLIASFGLLVQGSRPLQLDGAIKYGFLNFLATTLFLLSLGLTYGSVGTLNMADILLLAPSANPAAMAGIAALLLLAFGMKAAAFPVNAWLPASYHTPAPAVSALFAGLLTKIGVYALIRSLVAVLPGSRELLEPVIAALVIGTLLVAPLGAIAETNLRRAIGFFVIGGIGAAMVGLAIPSETGLAGSGLYIVHAILTMTALYMVVGVIEKVTGQTNTRKMGGLYAKHAPLSVLFLVLVLAAAGVPPFLGFWPKLLLLEASFADGVAGEGSWVGNWLLWSLLINAVLTLIAGTRLWAHVFWRNGPEGETSEHVSSTVLPLGKRGQIGLGAVGGLTVAIILLGLWPGPLMANIKQGAADIVDPSRYIAATNLAEDGK, encoded by the coding sequence ATGGCAAGTCCTTCTACCTCTCCAGTCGATACCACGGGCGCAATGATCGAAATGGCGACGCCACTTGCCGATTGGGTGCTGGTGCTGCCCGTCGCTCTGGCACTGATGGGTGCTGCTGCGCTGTTGGCGCTGCGTCAGATCAATAAGGCGCCGCTGATTGGCGCGCTGATCATCGTCGGCGTGATCATCGCCTGCGAAGTGCAACTTCTGCTCGACGTTGTGGCCAACGGGCCGGCGAGCATGACCATGGGCAAGTGGTTCCCGCCTTTCGGGATTGCTCTGACGGCAGATCTGTTTGGCGCGACTTTCGCGCTGGTCGCTTCCATCGTCACCTTCGTGGTGTTGATTTATGCTGAGGCCGACCGAGCGGAAGCGGACAGTAAGGACGCATTCCATTCGCAGGTGCTGCTGTTGCTCGCGGGTGTGACGGGGGCGTTCCTGACCGGCGACCTCTTCAATCTCTATGTCTGGTTTGAAGTGATGCTGATCGCGTCCTTTGGCCTTTTGGTACAGGGATCGCGTCCGCTTCAGCTCGATGGGGCGATTAAATACGGCTTTCTGAACTTCCTCGCGACGACGCTGTTTCTGCTCTCGCTCGGCCTGACCTATGGTTCGGTCGGGACGCTCAATATGGCTGATATTTTGCTGCTGGCGCCCAGCGCGAATCCGGCCGCTATGGCGGGTATCGCTGCGCTGCTGCTCTTGGCCTTCGGCATGAAGGCGGCGGCGTTTCCGGTCAATGCGTGGCTTCCGGCGTCTTATCACACGCCAGCGCCAGCCGTGTCGGCGCTGTTTGCTGGGCTCCTCACCAAGATTGGCGTCTATGCGCTCATTCGCTCGTTGGTGGCCGTGTTGCCGGGGAGCCGCGAGCTGCTCGAGCCGGTCATTGCCGCGCTGGTCATTGGAACGCTGCTGGTGGCTCCGCTCGGGGCGATTGCCGAAACCAATTTGCGGCGGGCTATTGGATTTTTCGTTATCGGCGGGATTGGCGCGGCCATGGTCGGCCTGGCTATTCCAAGCGAGACGGGTCTGGCCGGATCAGGCCTCTATATCGTCCACGCCATTTTGACCATGACCGCACTCTACATGGTGGTTGGCGTGATCGAGAAAGTGACGGGGCAGACCAATACGCGCAAAATGGGCGGGCTTTATGCCAAGCATGCGCCGCTGTCGGTGTTGTTTCTTGTTCTGGTGCTGGCCGCAGCGGGCGTGCCGCCGTTTCTTGGGTTCTGGCCAAAACTTCTGCTTCTGGAAGCCAGCTTTGCAGATGGCGTCGCGGGCGAGGGGAGCTGGGTGGGCAATTGGTTGCTGTGGTCGCTGCTGATCAATGCTGTGCTGACTTTGATTGCGGGTACGCGCCTCTGGGCCCATGTGTTCTGGCGCAATGGACCGGAGGGGGAGACATCCGAGCATGTGAGCAGCACGGTGCTGCCGCTTGGGAAGCGCGGGCAGATTGGCCTTGGCGCGGTGGGCGGTCTTACCGTGGCGATCATCTTGCTGGGCCTGTGGCCGGGCCCCCTGATGGCCAATATTAAGCAGGGCGCGGCCGACATCGTTGACCCAAGCCGCTATATTGCAGCCACCAATCTGGCAGAGGACGGGAAATGA
- a CDS encoding Na+/H+ antiporter subunit E → MSTVATIIVMALLWAGINGNFTLANLLFGAVIGLVAVLLLRQNLFSPGVSKRAMRIARLAGSFAYELMASAVKVAVLVARPDMHKVIRPAFVKVPLTVTSEAEITILANLVTLTPGTLSVDVSEDKKFLYVHTISLESRDALIAEIANGFEKQVKEVFQ, encoded by the coding sequence ATGAGTACTGTCGCCACAATTATTGTCATGGCCCTGCTCTGGGCCGGGATAAACGGCAATTTCACTCTCGCCAATCTGCTGTTCGGCGCGGTGATCGGGCTGGTGGCGGTGCTGTTGCTGCGACAGAACTTGTTTAGCCCCGGGGTGAGCAAGCGGGCGATGCGCATCGCTCGGCTGGCCGGGAGCTTTGCCTATGAGCTTATGGCGAGCGCTGTGAAGGTGGCTGTACTGGTGGCGCGGCCTGACATGCACAAAGTCATTCGTCCGGCCTTTGTAAAAGTGCCGCTGACTGTGACATCTGAGGCTGAGATTACAATCCTAGCCAATCTCGTGACGCTGACGCCCGGAACACTGAGTGTTGATGTTTCAGAGGACAAGAAGTTTCTCTATGTCCACACGATTAGCCTCGAGAGCCGGGACGCGCTCATCGCTGAAATTGCCAATGGCTTTGAGAAGCAGGTCAAGGAGGTGTTTCAGTGA
- a CDS encoding monovalent cation/H+ antiporter complex subunit F, translating to MALLLSVIRIIIGPTLGDRVLALDLLTVIAMGLIAAVAVRTGLMLYLDIAIAVALLGFLATIALARYILIKAGQKSRIGQEVE from the coding sequence ATGGCGTTGCTCTTGTCTGTTATCCGTATCATTATTGGGCCAACACTAGGCGATCGCGTGTTGGCGCTCGATTTACTAACAGTTATTGCGATGGGCTTGATTGCCGCAGTGGCTGTTCGGACGGGGCTGATGCTGTATTTGGATATAGCTATCGCGGTCGCGCTTTTAGGCTTTCTCGCCACTATTGCTCTGGCGCGATACATCCTGATTAAAGCGGGGCAGAAATCACGTATTGGACAGGAAGTTGAATGA
- the mnhG gene encoding monovalent cation/H(+) antiporter subunit G — MLSQLLIYFGCIVLVCGAAFSFLAAVGVLRLPDLYTRMHAASKAGAVGGGLVLLAVAFLSQDVAVSLRAFIGISFLLLTTPVSAHLLARASYFAGHSPNKNTILDEFGSAREKSQDR, encoded by the coding sequence ATGCTGTCTCAGCTTCTAATATATTTTGGATGTATTGTTCTTGTTTGTGGTGCGGCATTTTCCTTTTTAGCCGCTGTTGGCGTCTTGCGTCTTCCCGATCTTTATACAAGAATGCACGCGGCGTCTAAAGCAGGTGCGGTCGGTGGCGGTTTGGTGTTGCTGGCCGTTGCTTTTTTAAGTCAAGACGTCGCAGTCTCATTGCGGGCCTTTATTGGAATTAGTTTCTTACTGCTGACCACTCCGGTGTCAGCGCATTTATTGGCGCGTGCCAGCTACTTTGCCGGTCACAGTCCAAATAAAAACACGATACTCGATGAATTTGGCTCAGCGCGCGAAAAATCTCAGGATCGATAA
- a CDS encoding MucR family transcriptional regulator: MNDDTGSFVSAESDLVELSTEIVSAYVSHNAVSPGDLPRLISDVHNALRTLRTNEPAVQVEELKPAVPVRKSVNNDYIICLEDGKKFKSLKRHLRTHYNLSPEEYREKWGLPADYPMVAPSYSATRSKLAKDNGLGRKA, from the coding sequence ATGAACGACGATACCGGCTCGTTCGTCAGTGCTGAATCTGACTTGGTTGAACTCAGCACCGAAATCGTCTCTGCATACGTGAGCCACAATGCTGTTAGCCCCGGTGATCTGCCGCGTCTAATTTCTGATGTTCACAATGCTCTGCGTACACTGCGCACCAACGAACCTGCTGTTCAGGTTGAAGAGCTCAAGCCAGCTGTTCCTGTTCGCAAGTCTGTTAACAACGACTACATCATCTGCCTCGAAGACGGTAAGAAGTTTAAGTCGCTGAAGCGCCACCTGCGCACCCACTACAACTTGTCGCCAGAAGAATACCGCGAAAAGTGGGGCCTGCCTGCAGACTACCCAATGGTCGCTCCAAGCTATTCGGCAACACGCTCGAAGCTGGCGAAGGACAACGGTCTGGGCCGCAAGGCTTAA
- a CDS encoding helix-turn-helix domain-containing protein: MHSLSVSASDWANNLVHIAPRDLSVRRIVELVAREKRTPIRLLINKSRCRAETAFARQLAMYLCHVWLGLALTAVGAAFGRDRTTVSYACALIEDMRDDPAFETEVFRLESLIEGAGA, translated from the coding sequence ATGCACTCATTGAGCGTATCTGCTTCGGATTGGGCAAATAACTTAGTTCACATCGCGCCACGCGATCTTTCTGTAAGGCGCATCGTTGAACTGGTCGCTCGCGAGAAGCGCACACCTATTCGACTGCTAATAAACAAATCCCGTTGTCGAGCTGAAACTGCATTTGCGCGGCAACTGGCGATGTATCTGTGCCATGTGTGGCTCGGGCTGGCCTTGACCGCTGTGGGGGCGGCATTTGGGCGGGATAGGACCACTGTCTCGTATGCCTGCGCTTTGATCGAAGATATGCGCGATGATCCGGCTTTCGAAACGGAAGTCTTTCGGCTGGAAAGCTTGATTGAAGGGGCCGGGGCATGA
- a CDS encoding DUF6456 domain-containing protein, with protein MSGALPDPILRLAKGSGAQLFLLDHHVEAARRLTALFWRARLNQRVTMSYDPTRIGNKAGGAPQGDMALSAAEARAQLNRLAQTLPRDCWAVLSDVCFYQLGLQDIETQRQWPRRGAKLVLRIALEHLAERWGINARAVGEGQGVKGWLLERPAMFPD; from the coding sequence ATGAGCGGGGCTCTGCCGGACCCGATCCTTCGGCTTGCCAAGGGCAGCGGCGCGCAATTGTTTTTACTCGACCATCATGTGGAGGCGGCGCGGCGGTTGACTGCGCTGTTTTGGAGAGCGCGTCTCAACCAGCGGGTGACCATGTCTTATGACCCGACGCGCATTGGCAATAAAGCAGGCGGTGCGCCGCAAGGAGATATGGCGCTGAGTGCGGCCGAAGCGCGGGCACAGTTAAACCGGCTGGCGCAAACACTCCCGCGGGACTGCTGGGCGGTGCTCAGTGACGTGTGTTTCTATCAGCTCGGACTGCAAGATATTGAAACGCAGAGGCAATGGCCACGTCGGGGCGCGAAGCTGGTGCTGCGGATCGCGCTTGAGCACCTAGCGGAGCGCTGGGGGATCAATGCGCGGGCTGTCGGTGAGGGGCAGGGGGTGAAGGGCTGGTTGCTTGAGCGGCCCGCGATGTTCCCGGACTGA
- a CDS encoding SufE family protein produces the protein MTQPQKFQEIAENLSFLDDWEDQFEYIIELGKALPKLSDAQRVPENKVSGCVAQVWLAVEQTPSDAGPVFHIKGESDAMIVQGLVAVLLALYSDRPASEIAATDAMAIFDEMGLREHLTTQRSNGLISMVNRIRAQAQAA, from the coding sequence ATGACCCAGCCTCAAAAATTCCAGGAAATCGCCGAGAACCTGTCTTTCCTAGACGATTGGGAAGACCAGTTCGAATATATCATCGAGCTCGGCAAGGCCCTCCCCAAACTCTCCGACGCCCAGCGTGTGCCCGAGAACAAGGTCAGCGGTTGCGTGGCCCAAGTCTGGCTCGCCGTCGAGCAGACCCCGTCCGATGCTGGCCCGGTGTTCCACATCAAGGGCGAAAGCGACGCTATGATCGTTCAGGGCCTCGTCGCTGTGCTGCTCGCTCTTTATTCGGATCGCCCGGCTTCGGAAATCGCGGCCACTGACGCGATGGCTATCTTTGACGAGATGGGCCTGCGTGAGCATCTCACCACCCAGCGCAGCAATGGCCTGATATCGATGGTCAATCGCATCCGCGCTCAAGCGCAAGCTGCCTAA
- a CDS encoding PAS domain-containing sensor histidine kinase produces MRNFSLFGAKWGNTLASLDTGSFPEVMRLQAIGNTARIFIVVALVGMFPAVYGLVSGSGVAFILAASVLAGGLIALSMVRAGRYDAAAAANVTVLMASGLVLSVADRALVDAGLAVALLGPILAVLTTKTRLRVVSWIMLAPILMISISASLLGLPRVMDSALALQIAGMLAFVVSCGIVTYSAHCVSQRADSQEKAQMNAYRHLVEHVQDAVLRFGTDGIVLLASRASESLFGCPRYQISGRGLGERLHVLDRPVFLTAFADASEGRRSRTIEARVRQEDPRSNSNVPRFVWCEIQLSPILEEEAKAGRHDVIGLLRDITARKDAEVTMSEARRAAEDASQAKSRFLATIGHELRTPLNAVVGFSEMMTSGIGGELSPSHMEYATLIKQSGRHLLDVVGMLLDMSRIEAGKFEIHAEPLVPAEIVPACVSMVDTMAQERRVSLRTDVEQGLPTLHADERVCRQILINLLSNAIKFSHEGGDVAVSVKRQGQSINISVRDNGIGMAPAALARIGEPFFQVQDGLNRTYEGTGLGLSIVKGMVELHGGTLRAMSEIGAGTTITVLLPIAGPNGGLETAEVLPLHREPQAASTLSWPSEKRKAQ; encoded by the coding sequence ATGCGTAACTTCAGTCTCTTCGGAGCCAAATGGGGCAATACCCTTGCCTCGCTGGACACGGGTAGTTTCCCAGAAGTCATGCGCTTGCAGGCCATCGGAAATACCGCACGCATTTTCATCGTCGTTGCCCTGGTCGGCATGTTCCCCGCTGTTTACGGCCTTGTGTCGGGCTCGGGCGTTGCCTTTATTCTGGCGGCAAGCGTGCTGGCAGGTGGTTTGATCGCGCTCTCTATGGTGCGCGCGGGCCGCTATGACGCCGCTGCTGCTGCCAATGTTACAGTTCTTATGGCCTCTGGCCTGGTGCTCTCCGTTGCCGATCGCGCCTTGGTCGACGCTGGCCTTGCGGTCGCGCTGCTCGGTCCGATTCTGGCCGTACTGACCACCAAGACGCGTCTGCGCGTTGTCAGCTGGATCATGCTGGCGCCAATTCTGATGATCAGCATCAGCGCTTCGCTGCTTGGCCTGCCGCGCGTTATGGACAGTGCACTGGCGTTGCAGATCGCGGGCATGTTGGCCTTCGTTGTGAGCTGCGGGATCGTCACCTATTCGGCGCACTGCGTCAGCCAGCGGGCTGACAGCCAGGAAAAGGCGCAGATGAACGCATACCGCCATTTGGTGGAGCATGTTCAGGACGCCGTGCTGCGCTTTGGCACTGACGGCATCGTGCTGCTTGCGTCGCGCGCTTCGGAAAGCCTGTTTGGTTGCCCACGCTATCAGATCAGCGGTCGTGGCCTCGGCGAGCGTCTGCATGTGCTGGATCGCCCTGTATTCCTGACCGCATTCGCCGATGCTTCTGAAGGCAGACGTAGCCGCACGATTGAAGCGCGTGTGCGCCAGGAAGACCCACGGTCGAACTCCAATGTGCCGCGCTTCGTGTGGTGCGAAATTCAGCTTTCGCCCATTCTGGAAGAAGAAGCTAAGGCTGGTCGTCACGATGTTATTGGCTTGCTGCGCGATATTACGGCGCGCAAGGATGCCGAAGTGACGATGAGCGAAGCCCGTCGCGCTGCTGAAGATGCCTCGCAAGCCAAGTCGCGTTTCCTCGCCACCATCGGGCATGAACTGCGCACGCCGCTCAATGCTGTGGTCGGTTTTTCGGAAATGATGACCTCGGGGATCGGTGGCGAGCTTTCGCCTTCGCATATGGAATATGCGACACTGATCAAGCAGAGCGGTCGTCACCTTCTCGACGTGGTGGGCATGTTGCTCGACATGTCGCGTATCGAAGCGGGCAAGTTTGAAATTCATGCCGAGCCGCTGGTTCCGGCAGAGATTGTTCCGGCTTGCGTGTCCATGGTCGACACAATGGCTCAGGAGCGCCGCGTCTCGCTGCGTACGGATGTGGAGCAGGGCCTGCCGACGCTGCACGCTGATGAGCGTGTCTGCCGCCAGATTCTGATCAACCTCCTCTCTAACGCCATAAAGTTCAGCCATGAAGGCGGCGATGTGGCGGTGTCCGTCAAGCGTCAGGGCCAGTCGATCAATATCTCGGTTCGAGACAATGGTATCGGCATGGCACCAGCGGCACTCGCCCGCATTGGCGAGCCTTTCTTCCAGGTGCAAGATGGCCTGAACCGCACATACGAAGGCACGGGGCTTGGCCTCTCCATCGTTAAGGGAATGGTCGAACTGCACGGGGGCACATTACGTGCCATGTCAGAGATCGGGGCGGGGACGACGATTACCGTTCTCCTGCCGATCGCAGGACCAAATGGTGGCCTTGAAACCGCCGAAGTCCTTCCTCTTCATCGTGAGCCACAGGCTGCATCCACACTCTCATGGCCAAGCGAAAAAAGAAAAGCACAATGA